Part of the Calditrichota bacterium genome, ATGGCATCTGGGACTGACGCATTCGGACATGTTCGCAGCGATTGCGCCTATTATGGGTCCCACGGAATTTGCTTTCTGGACAGGTTTCCCGTATGAATCCGCTTCTCCGCCTCAAAAATTTTTCGCGGAACAGCGCAGTCCGCTTTTTTATGCGGAAAATGCGCTCAATTTGCCGATTTTTTGCCATCATGGCGTTCTGGACGACATTGTGCCCATTGACCAGAGCAGAAAAATTGTGGCGAAATTGAAAAAATTGGGCTACGATGTTCGCTATGTTGAACATCCGAATGCAGCGCACGGCGGCTTTGACCCGTCGATGGAAGAGTCCATTTATGATTGGTTTGAAAATCTGCGCCGCAATCCCAGACCTGAAAAAATTGTTCTCAAATGCGGTGATTTGAATCATGCCAGTTCTTACTGGGTTGAAATTTTGAGATTCATCGATATTCTACAATTTGCAAAAATAGAAGCCAGCGCAAAGAATTCCCTGATAAGAATTGAAACCGAAAATGTGGCGCAGTTTAAATTGAAATTGAAATCGTGTCCTGTTGATAAATCCGAAAATTTAGTGATTCAGATTGATGGCGATGAATTTGAGATTGCTTCAAATCAGACTTTTGAAGAGATAAATTTTCGAAAAATCACCAATAAATCGGACGAAAAATTTAGCTGGGAGATTTTTTCAAAAAATAACGAAGGAAAATTGATTAAAAAGAAGGGTCTGACAGGTCCCATCCTCGATGTGTTCAATTCCGGTTTCGTCCTCGTTTATGGCACCAGAGGCTCGGAGCAGGAGAATATGGCGAACTTTGCTGCGGCTATCAATTTTCAAAATCAGTGGCGGAAATGGCAGCATGTTTCTCCAAGAATTAAGGCGGATTATGCCATCACGCAAACTGACATTGAAAATTCTAATCTGATTTTGCTCGGTTCGCCTGAAGAAAATTTACTTACAAAAAAAATCATTCCCCATTTGCCGGTTCAATTTGAGGACGATGCAATTCACTTTGGTGATAAAATTTTTCACGGCAAAGACGTGGGAATTGCCATGATTTATCCCAATCCGCTGAATCCGGAGCACTATGTCGTAATTTACGGCGGTAATTCATGGCGCGCAATTGTCAATTATGCAAAAGACATCGGCATGGATTTTGATTAT contains:
- a CDS encoding prolyl oligopeptidase family serine peptidase → EQAAAELKAGRNPFANQKGTFLRGYYSEIDGSVQGYALFVPEKYDGQQPFPLVVNLHGYDPSFSSWQENIFLPIFMPHTTKGGRYIVVNPFGRGNTMYQNLGEQDVLEVIAEVRRLYKIDANRIYLTGGSMGGGGTWHLGLTHSDMFAAIAPIMGPTEFAFWTGFPYESASPPQKFFAEQRSPLFYAENALNLPIFCHHGVLDDIVPIDQSRKIVAKLKKLGYDVRYVEHPNAAHGGFDPSMEESIYDWFENLRRNPRPEKIVLKCGDLNHASSYWVEILRFIDILQFAKIEASAKNSLIRIETENVAQFKLKLKSCPVDKSENLVIQIDGDEFEIASNQTFEEINFRKITNKSDEKFSWEIFSKNNEGKLIKKKGLTGPILDVFNSGFVLVYGTRGSEQENMANFAAAINFQNQWRKWQHVSPRIKADYAITQTDIENSNLILLGSPEENLLTKKIIPHLPVQFEDDAIHFGDKIFHGKDVGIAMIYPNPLNPEHYVVIYGGNSWRAIVNYAKDIGMDFDYQIFDSRTLGIHILQGNLTVEGTPLLCGYFNQDWKIDEKYQWRANENLRKTIKPRKIQITRPKNTDKEIYLTDIEIDSSNYWTGGYEFNRSIWGEPFKLKAKIFEKGLGLFPPISLIYKPIEGSEPSKDYKLSPKKSLVYKTNGEFETFSAIFTVVKNPFWKKEKLTSGKMQLAIYGDGEELYVSPAIDVNSEPVPIEVDIASVKEFVLKVRTQDWLPKFEQAANLIDAKFIREKGDK